In Sulfuricaulis sp., the following proteins share a genomic window:
- the lpdA gene encoding dihydrolipoyl dehydrogenase translates to KQGSLILLLETAQAPEAPAAPAKPAPKVEPAAAAAPKVEAPGVEPAPTRRSKPIPGAATYTGKIDGECEVLVLGAGPGGYSAAFRAADLGKKTVLVERYATLGGVCLNVGCIPSKALLHVAAVTEEAQKLAEHGVSFGAPKFDLAKLRAWKDKVVGKLVGGIGMMAKGRKVEVIRGVGRFIDPHHMEIALTAGDGKAPTGVKKIIRFANAIIAAGSQAVKLPFIPEDPRIVDSTGALGLRGAPKKMLVIGGGIIGLEMATVYSMLGCRLDVVEMLDGLMLGPDRDLVRVWEKMNSQRFDRIMLKTKTTKVEALTTGIKVTFEGEQAPDKPQVYDFVLVAAGRTPNGKNISAGNAGIAVSDRGFIEVDKQMRTNVPHIYAIGDIVGQPMLAHKAVHEGHVAAEAAAGQKSFFDATVIPSVAYTDPEIAWVGVTEDEARKQGRAIGKAKFPWVASGRAIANGRDEGFTKIIVDEETHRVIGGGIVGTHAGDLISELALAIEMGCDPEDIGKTIHPHPTLGESVGMVAEVYEGVCTDLMPARKK, encoded by the coding sequence CGCCCAAGGTCGAGGCACCCGGCGTCGAGCCGGCACCGACCCGGCGTTCAAAACCCATTCCGGGTGCGGCGACTTATACCGGCAAAATCGATGGCGAATGCGAAGTCCTGGTGCTCGGTGCCGGCCCCGGCGGCTACTCGGCGGCCTTTCGCGCCGCCGATCTCGGCAAGAAGACGGTGCTCGTCGAGCGCTACGCCACGCTCGGCGGGGTGTGCCTCAATGTCGGCTGTATTCCCTCCAAGGCACTGCTGCATGTCGCGGCCGTGACCGAGGAGGCGCAAAAACTTGCCGAGCATGGTGTCAGTTTCGGCGCGCCGAAATTCGATCTTGCCAAGCTGCGCGCATGGAAAGATAAAGTGGTCGGCAAGCTGGTCGGCGGTATCGGCATGATGGCCAAGGGCCGCAAGGTCGAGGTGATACGCGGCGTCGGGCGCTTCATCGATCCGCATCATATGGAGATCGCGCTGACGGCGGGCGACGGCAAGGCGCCGACCGGCGTGAAAAAAATCATCCGGTTTGCCAATGCCATCATCGCCGCCGGCTCCCAAGCCGTGAAGCTTCCGTTCATTCCCGAAGACCCGCGCATCGTCGATTCCACCGGCGCGCTCGGTCTCCGGGGAGCGCCGAAGAAGATGCTCGTCATCGGCGGTGGCATCATCGGGCTCGAAATGGCGACCGTGTATTCGATGCTGGGTTGCCGCCTCGACGTGGTCGAAATGCTGGACGGGCTTATGCTCGGGCCTGACCGCGATCTCGTGCGCGTGTGGGAGAAGATGAACAGCCAGCGCTTCGATCGCATCATGCTGAAAACGAAAACAACCAAGGTCGAGGCATTGACCACCGGCATCAAGGTTACATTCGAAGGCGAACAGGCGCCCGACAAGCCGCAGGTCTATGACTTTGTTTTGGTCGCGGCCGGCCGCACGCCAAATGGCAAGAATATTTCCGCCGGGAATGCCGGTATCGCCGTCAGCGATCGCGGTTTCATCGAAGTCGACAAGCAAATGCGCACCAACGTGCCGCACATCTATGCGATAGGCGATATCGTCGGCCAGCCGATGTTGGCGCACAAGGCGGTGCATGAGGGCCATGTGGCGGCGGAGGCGGCCGCCGGGCAGAAGTCCTTCTTCGATGCCACGGTCATCCCGTCAGTCGCCTATACCGATCCCGAAATCGCCTGGGTGGGCGTGACGGAGGACGAGGCCAGGAAGCAGGGTCGAGCGATCGGCAAGGCCAAGTTCCCTTGGGTCGCTTCCGGTCGCGCCATTGCCAACGGCCGCGACGAAGGCTTCACCAAGATCATCGTGGATGAAGAGACCCATCGCGTCATCGGCGGTGGCATTGTGGGCACCCATGCCGGCGACCTGATCAGCGAGCTGGCGCTTGCCATCGAAATGGGCTGTGACCCGGAAGATATCGGCAAGACCATCCACCCGCATCCCACGCTCGGCGAGTCGGTCGGCATGGTCGCCGAGGTGTACGAGGGGGTTTGTACCGATCTGATGCCAGCGCGGAAGAAATAG
- a CDS encoding argininosuccinate synthase has product MKKIKKVVLAYSGGLDTSVILTWLRDNHDCEVVTFTADIGQGEELEPARAKAKKMGVKEIFIDDLKEEFVRDFVFPMFRANTLYEGEYLLGTSIARPLIAKRQIEIANKVGADAVAHGATGKGNDQVRFELGYYALRPDIHIIAPWREWDLTSREKLMAYAEKHGIPVEMKRGKKSPYSMDANLLHISYEGGILEDPWKEPEESMWRWSVSPEKAPNKPTNIELTYKKGDIVAINGKAMSSATVLATLNKIGGANGVGRTDIVENRYVGMKSRGAYETPGGTIMLKAHRAIESITLDREVAHLKDDLMPRYASLIYNGYWWSPERKMLQTMIDASQETVNGVVRLKLYKGNVVVVGRKSDSDSLFDATIATFEEDQGAYNQKDAEGFIKLNALRMRIAAKRRKKK; this is encoded by the coding sequence ATGAAGAAAATAAAGAAAGTCGTTCTGGCCTACTCCGGCGGCCTTGACACCTCCGTCATTCTCACCTGGCTGCGGGACAACCATGACTGTGAGGTGGTGACCTTCACCGCGGATATCGGGCAGGGCGAGGAGCTGGAGCCGGCACGCGCCAAGGCCAAGAAGATGGGCGTGAAGGAAATCTTCATTGACGATCTGAAAGAAGAATTCGTTCGTGATTTTGTGTTCCCCATGTTTCGCGCCAACACACTTTACGAAGGCGAATACCTGCTTGGAACTTCCATTGCGCGTCCGCTGATCGCCAAACGCCAGATCGAAATCGCTAACAAGGTCGGCGCCGATGCCGTGGCGCACGGCGCGACCGGCAAGGGCAACGACCAGGTGCGTTTCGAACTCGGTTATTACGCGCTGCGTCCCGATATCCATATCATCGCTCCGTGGCGCGAGTGGGACTTGACCTCGCGCGAGAAACTCATGGCCTATGCCGAAAAGCACGGCATTCCGGTGGAGATGAAGCGCGGCAAGAAATCGCCGTATTCGATGGACGCCAATCTGCTGCACATCTCCTACGAAGGCGGGATTCTCGAGGACCCGTGGAAAGAGCCGGAAGAATCCATGTGGCGCTGGTCGGTGTCACCTGAAAAAGCGCCGAACAAACCGACCAATATCGAGCTGACCTATAAGAAGGGCGATATCGTCGCGATCAACGGCAAGGCCATGTCGTCCGCCACGGTGCTCGCCACACTGAATAAAATCGGTGGCGCCAATGGGGTCGGTCGAACCGACATCGTTGAGAACCGCTACGTCGGCATGAAATCGCGCGGTGCCTACGAGACGCCGGGCGGTACCATTATGCTCAAGGCGCATCGAGCCATCGAGTCCATCACGTTGGATCGCGAGGTCGCGCATCTGAAAGACGATTTGATGCCACGCTACGCCTCACTTATTTACAACGGCTACTGGTGGAGCCCCGAGCGCAAAATGCTTCAGACCATGATCGATGCCTCGCAAGAAACCGTGAACGGTGTGGTGCGACTCAAGCTGTACAAGGGTAATGTGGTTGTGGTCGGCCGGAAGTCCGATTCGGACAGCCTGTTCGACGCCACGATAGCGACCTTCGAGGAAGACCAGGGTGCTTATAACCAGAAAGACGCTGAGGGCTTCATCAAGCTGAATGCGCTGCGCATGCGCATCGCCGCGAAGAGGCGGAAGAAGAAATGA
- a CDS encoding pyrimidine/purine nucleoside phosphorylase has translation MSFKNVEIRKQANVYHDGRVTSRTIITPAGEMKTLGVMLPGTYRFSTQAPEKIDITQGHCRVKLADQQVWSDYQAGQSFSVPANSHFEIEVIDLFDYVCHFS, from the coding sequence ATGAGTTTCAAGAATGTCGAAATCAGGAAGCAGGCCAATGTCTATCACGATGGCCGCGTCACCAGCCGTACTATCATCACGCCTGCCGGCGAGATGAAGACGCTGGGAGTGATGCTGCCGGGCACGTACCGGTTCAGCACCCAGGCACCGGAAAAGATCGACATTACCCAGGGGCATTGCCGGGTGAAACTTGCGGATCAACAGGTCTGGAGCGATTATCAGGCGGGACAAAGCTTTTCGGTGCCTGCCAATTCCCATTTTGAAATCGAAGTCATCGATCTGTTCGATTACGTCTGTCATTTCAGCTGA
- the gloA gene encoding lactoylglutathione lyase: MRVLHTMIRVGDLDRSIRFYTDVLGMQLLRRKDYPDGKFTLAFVGYGPETEHAVVELTYNWGTEKYDLGNAFGHIALEVDDVYKACADIKQRGGKVTREAGPMKHGSTVIAFVEDPDGYKIELIQKGTQGAK; encoded by the coding sequence ATGCGCGTCCTGCACACCATGATCCGGGTTGGCGATCTCGACCGGTCGATCCGGTTTTACACCGACGTGTTGGGCATGCAGCTGCTGCGCCGGAAGGATTATCCTGACGGCAAGTTCACGCTGGCCTTTGTCGGCTACGGGCCGGAAACCGAGCACGCCGTGGTCGAGCTGACTTACAACTGGGGTACGGAAAAATACGACCTCGGCAACGCCTTTGGCCACATCGCGCTGGAAGTGGACGATGTGTACAAGGCCTGCGCGGACATCAAACAGCGTGGCGGGAAAGTAACACGCGAGGCCGGTCCGATGAAGCATGGCAGTACCGTGATTGCCTTCGTTGAGGACCCCGATGGCTATAAGATTGAACTGATTCAAAAGGGAACGCAGGGCGCGAAATAA
- a CDS encoding TIGR04283 family arsenosugar biosynthesis glycosyltransferase, translated as MSLLSAPPALTIAVVLPVLNEAAHLEETLSALIEDQHFDEIIVVDGGSTDASVEVVCKFMSSVAPDTCPVPNLIQSPRGRALQMHAGALAADADILLFLHVDSVLPPGAADDIRESISRVQLWGRFDIRLSGRHFLFRIIERLMNWRSRLTSIATGDQGIFVRSDVYCVLDGFKPVPLMEDIELSERLKWFGKPVCLPGPLVTSSRRWEQNGIVRTILLMWILRLLYWLGVSPARLARWYYRQP; from the coding sequence GTGAGCCTGCTGTCCGCCCCTCCCGCACTCACAATCGCTGTCGTCCTGCCGGTTCTGAACGAAGCCGCGCATCTGGAAGAGACGCTTTCGGCGCTGATCGAGGATCAGCATTTCGATGAAATCATCGTGGTGGATGGCGGCAGCACTGACGCCAGCGTGGAGGTCGTCTGCAAATTCATGTCATCCGTCGCACCCGACACGTGCCCCGTGCCAAACCTGATACAGAGTCCGCGCGGACGGGCACTACAGATGCACGCGGGCGCGCTGGCCGCTGACGCGGATATTCTGCTGTTCCTGCATGTGGATAGTGTGTTGCCTCCCGGAGCCGCCGATGATATTCGCGAAAGCATTAGTCGCGTTCAATTATGGGGCCGCTTTGACATACGTTTGTCCGGACGTCATTTCCTGTTTCGTATCATCGAACGCCTGATGAACTGGCGCTCGCGTCTCACCAGTATTGCCACCGGCGATCAAGGCATTTTTGTCAGGAGTGACGTCTATTGTGTGCTGGATGGATTCAAGCCCGTGCCGCTGATGGAAGACATCGAGCTTTCCGAGCGGCTCAAGTGGTTCGGCAAGCCGGTGTGCCTCCCCGGCCCGTTGGTGACGTCTTCGCGACGTTGGGAGCAGAACGGAATCGTTCGTACCATTCTTCTGATGTGGATCTTGCGCCTCCTGTACTGGCTGGGTGTTTCGCCCGCGCGGCTGGCACGCTGGTACTATCGCCAGCCATGA
- a CDS encoding TIGR04282 family arsenosugar biosynthesis glycosyltransferase has product MKQPTLIIFARQPVPGETKTRLQPDYSPEKSAEIAAFMIRATVELAVSAWPGDVMLYAWPGVAHPLFQDIANEFKIGLAPQVEGDLGAKMLDALRAVMKPRGSAAIMGCDVPQCGWDVLDQANDWLARGKSVLGPTEDGGYYFIGLQEARPELFADIPWGSGRVLEMTLSRADKLGLEFELLPKLRDIDTANDLWFIAQKYEPLRRFLEREAPGF; this is encoded by the coding sequence ATGAAACAGCCGACCCTGATCATTTTCGCCCGGCAGCCCGTACCGGGCGAAACCAAGACCCGTCTGCAGCCGGATTACAGTCCGGAAAAGTCGGCGGAGATTGCCGCCTTCATGATTCGTGCGACGGTGGAACTGGCTGTCTCCGCCTGGCCGGGTGACGTCATGCTGTATGCCTGGCCGGGAGTCGCGCATCCACTATTTCAGGATATTGCCAATGAATTCAAGATTGGTTTGGCGCCGCAAGTCGAGGGTGATCTCGGCGCCAAGATGCTGGATGCCCTGCGCGCCGTCATGAAACCTCGTGGAAGCGCTGCGATCATGGGTTGTGACGTGCCGCAATGCGGCTGGGATGTCCTGGATCAGGCCAATGACTGGTTGGCACGAGGCAAGAGCGTCCTCGGTCCGACCGAGGACGGCGGTTACTACTTTATTGGTTTGCAGGAAGCACGGCCGGAGCTGTTCGCAGACATTCCCTGGGGCAGCGGTCGGGTGCTGGAGATGACGCTGTCGCGTGCCGACAAGCTGGGGCTGGAGTTCGAGTTGCTGCCAAAACTGCGGGATATCGACACAGCCAATGATCTCTGGTTTATCGCGCAGAAGTACGAACCGTTAAGGCGTTTTCTGGAACGAGAGGCGCCGGGCTTCTGA
- a CDS encoding rhodanese-like domain-containing protein: MENIRLGAISGILLLVFGGNAYAAAAATGNAAPARPAAAPAKHDVNITEFLPTVQFTVQGKTYTIDRIQDENNELTGGFAKTSRKCPPFCIHPMEAAPGVATVGEMELMEFLKNKVEKGAGLLIDARADSWYVKGTIPGSVNIPFTVFAAEERDPKLLEALKMLGVRPGESINWTDTSHRAMDDFNQHVRKFHWDFSNAKEVLLFCNGPWCDQSPRAIRSLIKLGYPVNKIYYYRGGIQDWLLLGLSVHIPPQPAAPAKPAGTR; this comes from the coding sequence ATGGAAAACATTCGTCTTGGTGCAATTTCCGGTATCTTATTGCTGGTATTCGGCGGCAACGCCTATGCCGCCGCGGCGGCCACGGGTAATGCAGCGCCTGCACGTCCCGCCGCCGCGCCCGCGAAACACGATGTCAACATCACGGAATTCCTCCCCACCGTCCAGTTCACGGTACAGGGGAAAACGTACACCATCGACCGTATCCAGGACGAGAATAACGAACTCACCGGCGGCTTCGCCAAAACCTCGCGCAAGTGCCCGCCATTCTGCATCCATCCCATGGAAGCGGCTCCCGGTGTCGCCACGGTCGGCGAAATGGAGCTGATGGAGTTCCTCAAGAACAAGGTGGAAAAGGGAGCCGGGCTGTTGATCGATGCACGCGCCGACTCATGGTACGTCAAGGGCACCATCCCGGGCTCCGTCAATATCCCCTTCACCGTGTTCGCTGCCGAGGAAAGAGACCCCAAATTGCTTGAGGCCCTGAAGATGCTCGGCGTGCGTCCCGGCGAGTCGATCAACTGGACGGATACCTCGCACAGGGCCATGGATGACTTCAACCAGCACGTCAGGAAATTTCACTGGGATTTTTCGAACGCCAAGGAAGTATTGCTGTTTTGCAATGGCCCGTGGTGCGACCAGTCCCCGCGTGCCATCCGCAGTCTGATAAAACTCGGCTACCCGGTCAACAAGATTTACTACTACCGCGGCGGCATACAGGATTGGCTGCTGCTCGGCTTGAGTGTGCATATCCCGCCTCAACCAGCCGCACCCGCGAAACCGGCTGGCACAAGGTAA
- the arsS gene encoding arsenosugar biosynthesis radical SAM (seleno)protein ArsS (Some members of this family are selenoproteins.), whose amino-acid sequence MSLSAIKIKTVSGPSFPGSLGQHGLSPLRRDRLRELQVNVGRLCNQACNHCHVDAGPKRTEIMGWDTMQKILDWAKNSGVTTVDITGGAPEINPYFRKLVDSFMTLGLQITSRCNLTVLLEPGQEDLASWYAQRKTRLVCSLPCYTQKNVDAQRGDGVFDKSIEALKRLNAVGYGRDETLILDLVYNPGGAFLPGAQEKLEADYKQRLKEDFGIIFSRLMTITNLPINRFGHFLERTGQYESYMQLLEDNFNPATVTGLMCRHLISVDWLGRVYDCDFNQMLDLPLGDRPHRYLWDIAAKALTGDTIAVDSHCFGCTAGAGSSCGGALAT is encoded by the coding sequence ATGTCACTATCCGCGATAAAAATTAAAACTGTTTCGGGGCCATCCTTTCCGGGCAGCTTAGGCCAGCATGGCCTGAGCCCTCTGCGCCGTGACCGTTTGCGTGAACTGCAAGTCAATGTCGGTCGCCTGTGCAATCAGGCCTGTAATCACTGCCACGTCGACGCCGGTCCCAAGCGCACTGAGATCATGGGCTGGGACACCATGCAGAAAATCCTCGATTGGGCGAAAAATTCCGGTGTTACTACCGTGGATATCACCGGCGGTGCTCCCGAAATCAATCCCTATTTTCGTAAGTTGGTCGACAGCTTTATGACTCTCGGATTGCAAATTACTTCGCGCTGTAATCTGACGGTGCTGCTCGAGCCTGGTCAGGAGGATCTGGCCTCCTGGTATGCGCAGCGTAAAACCCGGCTGGTCTGTTCCCTGCCCTGCTACACGCAGAAAAACGTAGACGCTCAGCGTGGCGACGGTGTGTTTGACAAAAGTATCGAGGCCTTGAAACGGTTGAATGCCGTGGGATACGGACGCGACGAGACGCTGATATTGGACCTGGTTTACAACCCGGGTGGAGCATTCCTGCCGGGCGCACAGGAAAAACTTGAAGCCGATTACAAACAGCGACTGAAGGAAGACTTCGGTATTATCTTCTCACGCCTCATGACCATCACCAATCTGCCGATCAACCGCTTCGGGCACTTTCTTGAACGTACCGGCCAGTACGAAAGCTACATGCAGCTGCTGGAGGACAACTTCAATCCTGCCACTGTCACGGGGTTGATGTGCCGTCACCTGATCAGCGTGGACTGGCTCGGCCGGGTGTACGACTGCGATTTCAACCAGATGCTCGATCTGCCGCTGGGCGACAGGCCGCATCGCTATCTCTGGGACATCGCCGCCAAGGCGCTGACCGGTGATACGATCGCCGTGGATTCCCACTGCTTCGGCTGTACCGCCGGTGCCGGTAGCAGTTGCGGCGGTGCGCTGGCTACCTGA